A genomic window from Silene latifolia isolate original U9 population chromosome 11, ASM4854445v1, whole genome shotgun sequence includes:
- the LOC141614457 gene encoding uncharacterized protein LOC141614457: MNFDFDASGEVRFLQMNELEELRMEAYESSKIYKDQTKKWHDAKIMKKDVSVGDLVLLFNSKIKVFPGKLRSRWSGPFKVTDISPCGTIELWSEESGTFKVNVQRVKRYYDGDEKGTIEVLYLGDPFPEEELFQSLTLKRFGRAPQEPPFVYSMHVVRK; the protein is encoded by the coding sequence atgaatttcgactttgatGCCTCCGGAGAAGTCCGATTTCTCCAAATGAATGAGTTAGAAGAATTGAGGatggaggcttatgagagctccaaaaTTTACAAGGATcaaacgaagaagtggcatgatgCCAAGATAATGAAGAAGGATGTGAGTGTAGGAGATTTAGTGCTCCTTTTCAATTCTAAGATCAAAGTATTTCCCGGGAAGCTCCGATCACGGTGGTCGGGACCATTCAAAGTGACGGACATCTCCCCTTGTGGCACAATTGAACTTTGGAGTGAAGAAAGTGGAACCTTCAAAGTAAATGTCCAAAGGGTGAAGCGATACTATGATGGTGATGAGAAGGGCACTATCGAAGTGCTATACCTGGGGGACCCATTTCCCGAGGAGGAATTGTTTCAATCTCTAACATTGAAGCGGTTTGGTAGAGCtccacaagaaccaccatttgtatatAGCATGCATGTAGTTAGAAAATGA
- the LOC141614458 gene encoding uncharacterized protein LOC141614458: MNGGRESPPMTPSAWMSEAKKGKKTCEESSSEKTQVERDIDGLVEDLPYGEERGEDATEEVFLQPTTKVTKNVNPPNVSPNSQLFSHIPYPSRAIKNRENFKYAKFCDMLEKLEVTLPFTDVILNMPTYSKCLKDILTKKRVLGDQEIVAMEEACSAHILNKMPTKLGDSGSFSIPCIVGGVPISRALCDLGASVSVIPLKVAKKIGIHSLDPTTMTLQLADRYVKCPLGVLEDVPIKVGKLLIPTDFVVLDIPEDSHTPIILGRPFFATRGVLIDVKNGTLTFRIEGNNVEFNLPHLIKGPKVERLSAI; encoded by the coding sequence ATGAATGGTGGAAGAGAAAGCCCACCAATGACACCATCGGCTTGGATGAGTGAAGCCAAGAAAGGGAAGAAGACATGCGAAGAATCTTCAAGTGAGAAAACACAAGTGGAAAGGGATATTGACGGTTTGGTTGAGGATTTACCTTATGGAGAAGAAAGAGGTGAAGATGCTACCGAAGAGGTATTCCTACAACCCACTACTAAGGTAACAAAGAATGTAAATCCCCCAAATGTATCTCCCAATTCTCAACTTTTTTCTCATATTCCATATCCCTCAAGAGCCATAAAGAATAGGGAAAACTTCaagtatgccaagttttgtgacatgcttgagaaacttgaagtAACCCTACCCTTTACGGATGTGATTTTGAACATGCCAACTTACTCAAAATGTTTGAAAGATATCTTGACTAAGAAGAGGGTCTTGGGTGACCAAGAGATAGTGGCAATGGAAgaggcatgtagtgctcatatACTTAACAAGATGCCCACTAAACTTGGTGACTCGGGAAGCTTTTCAATCCCATGTATAGTTGGTGGTGTTCCTATATCAAGAGCTCTTTGTGACTtgggagcaagtgtgagtgtcattcctttaaaagttgcaaagaaaattGGCATTCATAGTCTTGATCCTACTACtatgactctccaattggcggataggtaCGTCAAGTGCCCTTTGGGGGTGCTTGAAGATGTACCCATCAAAGTTGGAAAGCTTTTAATCCCAaccgattttgttgtccttgacatcccGGAGGATAGCCATACCCCCATTATCCTAGGTAGGCCGTTTTTTGCTACCAGAGGAGTGCttattgatgtgaagaatgggacTCTAACCTTCCGAATTGAGGGCAACAATGTCGAATTTAACCTCCCACATTTGATAAAAGGACCCAAAGTTGAAAGGTTAAGCGCTATTTAA